A part of Spodoptera frugiperda isolate SF20-4 chromosome 25, AGI-APGP_CSIRO_Sfru_2.0, whole genome shotgun sequence genomic DNA contains:
- the LOC126912465 gene encoding uncharacterized protein LOC126912465, giving the protein MLLGLHELVGNAATPATCTQDRNDLVCAARLYKDDSFRDVLSVSMNVIITRVISLHHHHTVHLLSGPHHGYVEETIHSLIPPTRTFWSFRAKSSSSNMVLTRSRSGESRGEQTQQELSVTAGPGASTPAPESSSARVTDTGSGSTTTTNIDATLKASDTKSRRSTYSKRKRLAELEAIEQLAEMEVKKAQAEQELKEIQLQRLRVEAESSDDEELEDDLASVRIGTWLARPAPPPGGETRPPPHDASGGRISRDAAHAATATYTGAPAGAHPLRDDDGYGKVRESVCAKTKGNIASEVSHGNVSDKLIDVGTLAAALAQVMRSSREPPKYMQRLPVFDGKPGEWIAYKAAYCDSHTYFSSVENIARIRLSLRGAAKEAVECLLFSQSDPQVILDALERRFGRPEALIMTELDKVKLLPRLKDDPRDICIFASRIANTVGTIEALNRIHYLHSPEMSRSIIDKLTPILKHKWYDYAANKKLEDTPVLKLLSMFMNEEADKCSAYALPERDRDNAIDERRRRRVERTFMVNTRQKTSSERCPACKQHGHKLPDCSKYKQLDIDKRWNIAKSNNMCFRCLRSKHRRNMCRAPTCDVKECNMKHHKLLHKERNVNTAPPAPPAMTTHESVTSARETTSPHNRRAYLKIVPVTLSGPHARLHTYALLDDGSTVTLIPASVADILGADGPESSMCIQGLGTEFKHERSRTVSLHIQGKYHSAPQKIEAARTVTRLEVTAQTVHTEDINNCRHLDDIRSTLVYDRARPMILIGQDNWHLLVATKTRTGARDQPVASYTKLGWVLHGCQYTVNKDTSTFCGHITIKENPEPFEETIRNFKPEPTCLEPRIPREDLQQQTLGILEKKSRRLPDRNFKKRKQEAPTMPKSHLGTLKRLDKLI; this is encoded by the exons ATGCTCCTGGGCTTGCACGAACTTGTCGGTAACGCGGCGACGCCCGCGACGTGCACCCAGGACAGGAACGATCTTGTTTGCGCGGCCCGCCTATATAAGGACGACTCCTTTCGAGACGTCCTCAGTGTGTCAATGAACGTCATTAT TACTAGAGTTATTTCTCTCCACCATCATCATACAGTCCACTTGCTCTCTGGACCACATCACGGGTACGTCGAGGAAACGATCCACAGCCTGATCCCTCCGACCCGCACATTCTGGTCCTTCAGAGCCAAATCAAGTTCCAGCAACATGGTGCTAACACGCAGCCGTAGTGGAGAGTCCAGAGGAGAACAGACCCAGCAAGAGCTTTCCGTGACCGCCGGACCGGGTGCCAGCACCCCGGCACCAGAATCGAGCTCGGCCCGAGTGACGGACACAGGAAGCGGGTCTACGACGACTACCAACATCGACGCCACACTCAAGGCCAGCGATACCAAGTCACGCCGTTCGACATACTCGAAAAGGAAGCGCCTCGCAGAGCTAGAGGCCATAGAACAGCTGGCTGAAATGGAAGTCAAGAAAGCGCAGGCTGAGCAAGAGCTGAAAGAAATACAGCTGCAGCGCCTCAGAGTCGAAGCTGAGTCGAGCGACGACGAAGAGCTGGAGGACGACCTCGCCTCCGTAAGGATAGGAACGTGGCTAGCGCGACCCGCGCCGCCACCCGGAGGTGAGACTCGCCCGCCGCCTCACGACGCCAGCGGCGGGAGGATCAGCAGAGACGCAGCCCACGCAGCGACAGCGACGTACACCGGCGCCCCGGCGGGCGCGCACCCGCTGCGAGACGACGACGGCTACGGCAAAGTGCGTGAAAGTGTGTGTGCGAAAACAAAGGGCAATATCGCGAGTGAAGTGTCACACGGTAATGTTAGTGATAAACTGATAGACGTAGGAACCCTCGCCGCGGCACTAGCGCAGGTCATGCGCAGTTCGAGAGAGCCCCCGAAGTACATGCAGCGGCTACCAGTCTTCGACGGAAAACCCGGTGAGTGGATAGCTTATAAGGCCGCGTATTGTGACTCACACACGTATTTTTCTAGCGTAGAAAATATTGCTAGGATTAGGTTAAGCCTCAGAGGCGCCGCAAAGGAAGCTGTAGAGTGTCTATTATTTAGTCAATCTGACCCTCAGGTCATTCTAGATGCACTAGAAAGACGTTTTGGTAGGCCTGAGGCTTTGATAATGACCGAATtagataaagtaaaattattacctagATTAAAGGATGACCCTAGGgatatttgtatatttgctAGCCGTATTGCAAACACAGTAGGTACAATAGAAGCACTAAATAGAATTCACTATTTACACAGCCCCGAAATGTCGCGATCTATAATAGATAAGTTAACgccaatattaaaacataaatggtaCGATTACGCGGCAAATAAAAAGCTTGAAGATACTCCCGTATTAAAGCTCTTATCTATGTTCATGAATGAAGAGGCCGACAAGTGTAGCGCGTACGCATTGCCAGAGCGAGATAGGGATAACGCCATTGATGAACGACGACGGCGCAGAGTTGAGCGCACGTTTATGGTGAATACTCGTCAGAAAACATCAAGTGAGCGATGCCCGGCATGCAAGCAGCACGGCCACAAGTTACCAGACTGCAGTAAATATAAGCAGCTAGACATAGATAAGCGATGGAATATAGCGAAATCAAATAACATGTGTTTTAGATGTTTAAGAAGTAAACACAGAAGAAATATGTGCAGAGCGCCTACTTGTGACGTAAAGGAGTGCAACATGAAGCATCACAAACTGTTGCACAAAGAGCGTAATGTAAACAcagcgccgcccgcgccgccagcGATGACGACACACGAATCCGTGACGTCAGCGCGGGAAACAACTTCGCCTCACAATCGCCGCGCGTATTTGAAGATAGTTCCTGTGACGTTGAGCGGACCACATGCTAGGCTACATACATACGCCTTGTTAGACGATGGGAGTACAGTCACCTTGATACCCGCGTCGGTAGCAGACATCCTAGGTGCAGATGGGCCAGAAAGTTCTATGTGCATACAAGGCTTAGGTACAGAGTTCAAGCACGAGCGAAGCCGTACCGTAAGCCTCCACATACAAGGCAAGTACCATAGCGCCCCACAGAAGATAGAGGCGGCGCGCACCGTAACTAGGTTGGAAGTCACGGCGCAGACTGTACATACCGAAGATATAAACAATTGTAGGCATTTAGATGACATACGAAGCACTCTTGTTTATGATCGCGCGCGACCAATGATTTTGATAGGTCAAGACAACTGGCATTTGTTAGTAGCCACGAAGACACGGACAGGTGCGCGCGACCAACCGGTAGCATCGTACACGAAACTCGGTTGGGTTTTACATGGATGTCAGTACACAGTAAATAAAGACACAAGTACATTCTGCGGCCACATTACAATTAAAGAAAATCCAGAACCATTTGAAGAAACCATAAGAAACTTCAAACCAGAACCAACATGTTTAGAACCTAGGATACCTAGAGAAGACCTACAACAGCAAACCTTAGGCATCCTAGAAAAGAAGAGCCGACGATTACCCGATAGAAACTTCAAGAAGAGGAAACAAGAAGCACCTACAATGCCGAAGTCTCATCTAGGCACCCTAAAACGCCTAGATAAGCTCATCTAG